A stretch of DNA from Lycium ferocissimum isolate CSIRO_LF1 chromosome 4, AGI_CSIRO_Lferr_CH_V1, whole genome shotgun sequence:
TAATTTTGGGTTATTTCCTCCATTAAAGTGtcttttcaatatttttcatcactATTTAGTGGACCATCTTGcctcaaaaaaatttcttttgatgAAAGAAGAGTGGTCATGAATGGATCTCTAAAGGAGGGGGAAACATTATCTGTACTAGAGATGGGTGGATTTATGTCAGTTGTCACATTTTTGCGTAACGGACTAAAGGTAGCCACTCCGTAGAACAGTGCATTATATTGCCAATTGCAATATAGGACAAACTATGCAATCGCACTTCCATCATTCCCTATTAATGTAAAGTTGgctatgagcccgtttggattgaaCATAAGTGGTCAAATCGAACATACGGCacatttttttgattttttaggtGTTTGGCAGAAACATAAGTTAAAAAGTCTTagaataagtaaaaaaaaataagttagggtagcgaagttattttttttgatttataatttctttttttattaaataaacaTAAATGCACATTTTTTAAGCCCAAAGTAAAACGGCTCTACAGTAGTTACTTTTGGAACTTGAGATGTCCTTTCCAAAGATATGGTCAGAAAGTTGGATATGATCGCTCTACAAAATACTTGTACACAACATATAGAGTTTCTTGGCTAACTTGGTGTTACTTCTAGTTATAGTTTAGGCgaaatatatcaatatcacctTAAAATTAATCGTAAAATTTATTTAGGCATTCGAATTTTAGCATCTTTCCGATTGAACACTTAACACACGATAAATGTTCTTATGAGACATTTTAGGCTcatactttgaaaatttttatGTGGTTGTGTCTCTAGCACTATTATAAGGTTAACCACTTCAAATATGTTGCCTCTTTTAATTATATACATTAGCTTTAAATGGCTGTAAAACCTCAGACATTTTCCAATTGAGGCTGATGTGTATGATTAAAGGAGGTGCAAATTATGTGATTAATTTATCTATGTAATAGGTGCTTGAGAACACGTGCAAAAGTTTTTCTAAAATTTGAGCCATAAGTGTCTAATATGAACAATTTATCATGTGTTCAAGTGCTCAATTGAAATATATCAAAGTTCGGatgtctaaataaaatttactgaTAAAATTTAAGAGGTTATTGATTATTTTATCTacaatttaacttttatatactGATGATATTAGAAAGAATTACACCATCAAGTCGTTATAGAGTAAATGCAAGCAACAACACATAATAAATGGAATCAGTTACTTGAAAAGCAAGACATAATTTGTCTGACTAGTAATGTAATCAATTAGCGAATTTTACTTGTCAATAGAGCTTTGTTTGGATATATTTTGGTTTGTTTCCACAAAAAATAGTTTCTGACAAATGATTTTCTAAGACATTGTGTAAACTCCGAATTAAAGAGAAATATCACATATTTGTCATTACAAAAGAAAAAGCTTCCTCGTGAATATAAGCACATTCCAAACTTAACCAACACTCCAATTATCCTACCTAACTGTTAGTTTTCCGTTGGCAATAAAAGGATTGAAAGAATGTCATCCACGCATTACAATATACAACCACCAAAGATGTGACCGTTTAACAAGCACCTAATCCAGCCatacatttttcactttttaattATACTGTATTTTTATGGTAATTTATTTCAAATAGTATATATTATACTAAAGTTTACTCATTATAAAACTAATTATGCAGGTCGGTAATGAAAAAGTAGTGATGCAGTGGAGGGCAAACAGTGTGCAGTAACACAGAAGAAACAACTTCCAAGTCCCCAAGTaccaaatttaaattttcatatCAGTACTATTTATTGTATAATACATATAGGGAGTATATAACAACAAGAtcataataaagaaaacaaaaaaaaaaagtacaaaggGCTCACAAAATTCCACAGTATTTGTCTGGTAGATCAGTTGTAACTTAGCGAGTCCCAAGACCTTTCACATGAAGAGCACCACAACAAGAGCTAACATTTCCGTTTCTACCCTTCACGTAACTCCAAATTTACATCACAGAACATGCATTAGGATTTTCATCACTGAAAATCTGTGGAGGTGGCGGGTATGCATACATTTCATGTGCAAACCTTTGAGGATTATCCAGTTGATGATTCTGAGGATGGTGATAATAGTAAAACTCATTTTTATTCAATTCTAGTTTTGTGTCGTCGTTTTGAACAGTTTCTTCTTTAGCTTGTGTTGCTGCTGCTTCTTCTTTAGCTGGTGCCCCTGCTGGTTCTTCCTTCTTCtcctctttgttttcttcaactttcttcgCTTCTTTTTCGTCGggttttttctcttctttgggcTTCGTCTCCTCCTCGGGTTTCTTTTCGGGTTCTACTTTAACGATTACTGCCCGTTTTCCGGTCCTTTTGCTTACATAATCCACCAGTTTTGTTGCCTCAAACACACCTTTCACTGTCACTTGTGAGTTTTTCAAGTCTGGTTCTGCATTCTCCACGCCTAATTTAATGTCcgtgaaaattaattaattatgtatGGTATCAATTTCCTAAGTCATATATGCAACTTTTGATGATACCCAACAGTCAATACTATTACTAATGATTCCAAAGATTCATTAGTAGTGGAGGACATGTGCTTGAATTAAACTCAAAACTGAAGAATTTTAAGAGAATCTTTAAGAATTGAATATTCTATTCCTACTAACTAATAAAAGAATGTACTGATTGAGAaaggtacatatatatagaatataGAGATCCTTAAGTATCCAATGTTATTGTAGAGATCcgaaaaggagaaaagaaacgTCCTTTAATTAACAAATACAGCTGAAAAGTGTAACAAAAGCATAATCAGAAAATCAGCATAATGAATCAAAATAGTACTCCTACTACTCccaaattaattaaacaaaagaaaaagagtgaagaaaataatagcAAAATTAATAATCTTGCCTTTCATTCTTTGTATACGCCTCTTGATTTCGTGAGCACAAGCCTCACAATGCATGTGAACTTTCAGAACCACTGTGATCACCTGGGGCTGCAAAAACAAACATACAAACccatttgcatatatgactttTACCTTAAAAACGACAAAAAAGACTAATAGCCTGTTTAGctaagcttctaaaatcagtttattatttttaaaagtacttttcaaaaaagcacttttagcaaaaaataatttgtgtttggccaattaattaaaaaaacacttttaaacaacaattagtgtttgaccaagtttttaaaaagcgtttctatttgtatttttttcaaaagtacttttaaaaaaagtgctTTCGGGCAAAATCagtttttttagcttctgaaaaactgttTCCGATATTTCAAAAAGTaacttatttttctcaaaaacgtatcgaaacacctcactttttttcaaataagcacttattgaaaaaatatgtattttttgaggaaaaaataagcttggctaAACAGGCTATAAAACAAAGAAATGAAtaagtacaaaaaatatatagactctactattaattattaattaaaagcAGTAAACCTACctcctcttttttctcttcaGGTTTAACGGCTTCTTTTTCCTCTGGTTTCTTGGGCTCTTCTGCGGGCGGTGGCTTAGGGACTGGAGAGAGAAGCTCTACTTGGCGATGACTCTTTTTTTGTAATCTCTCTAACACCTTCAATGGATCTGCTTTTTCCCCTTTCACTACTACCTTATGTGTCTTGCAATCCGTCAACACATCTTCAACTCCTACAAAAATCATTCAAAATCTCTCAATTTATTTctatgtcaacaacaacaacaacaaaaacactaACATATCCACTGTAACCCCACAAGTCGAGTCTAGGGACGGACGGTAGAGTACACATACCCCTATGAATACTTCGTAGAGATAGAGAGATTGTTTTCGACATACATTTAATTCTATGTCAATCTTCCAAACTAAAAACCCCACACAGAACgtaaaaacaattttttgttttaataaaaagAATCGTTATTAGTACCTGGGAATCCTTTGAGGGATTTGCGGACTTTACGAGCACAACCTTCACAATGCATGAAAACTCTCAAAACAATTTCttggggtggtggtggtggttctGCTTTTGCCTCTTTGGAT
This window harbors:
- the LOC132052550 gene encoding heavy metal-associated isoprenylated plant protein 7-like, giving the protein MGEEEKKAEEKKQEEVKKEEPPKDEKPSGGEEKKEEKKADVESKEAKAEPPPPPQEIVLRVFMHCEGCARKVRKSLKGFPGVEDVLTDCKTHKVVVKGEKADPLKVLERLQKKSHRQVELLSPVPKPPPAEEPKKPEEKEAVKPEEKKEEPQVITVVLKVHMHCEACAHEIKRRIQRMKGVENAEPDLKNSQVTVKGVFEATKLVDYVSKRTGKRAVIVKVEPEKKPEEETKPKEEKKPDEKEAKKVEENKEEKKEEPAGAPAKEEAAATQAKEETVQNDDTKLELNKNEFYYYHHPQNHQLDNPQRFAHEMYAYPPPPQIFSDENPNACSVM